The Syngnathus scovelli strain Florida chromosome 19, RoL_Ssco_1.2, whole genome shotgun sequence region CTCTCACCAGCAACCAATGTTCAACTGCAGTTTTCCGGTTCGCTTCAAAACCGTGACACCCCGATACGCACGCAGACCAACGTAAAACAGACACGCGTGACggatgaaatgaaataaaaagaaaaaaaagacggcACACGTGTGTGTCATTGCAGTCTCGGTTTGCtcatttttcttcatttggCTGCATGGCAGGTGAGCGGCACCTGACGCCGTACGGGTAAGTCCGTTTTTGACGGCCTTTGGCTGAATGGGAAGATCTGCTGAAATACAGACTGAACACGATGCCCACCACTGGCTTTAATAAAGGTCTTACATTGCAGAATAAACCTCAACATAATTCCATTGTGGTTCAAGTTTGCCCATTTGAGTGGCCAATCACAGTCTTTCATGatagtacccccccccccccccccccagcgctAGTGTAAAGAACGCGTCATTCTACCTACCATTGAGCAATTCTTATGACTAACGATAAATTTTGTACTCTTGGTCAAATCGGTAGCAGTTGCTGTAACAGGGAAGCATGAGAACTACAGCACAGCACGTTCTTTCTCGATGCCAACCGTAGGGAGAGGAATGTTCACAATTCATTTGAAACTCGCATACTTGACGACGGAATCGTTGCTGCTTTCGGCCACCTGCGTTGGGAGTGTACTGTCGTGAGTTTTACCTGATTTACTCAGTTTCAGCAACCACGGCTGTTGCGGGAACATAAAACAACAAAGGACGACAAACGTTTTGGGTGGAAAGTGGTGCCAGAAATGGATCCATACAGAGTGTTGCGTCATACCTTGGTTTCCTTGGTCGCCAACGCATTCTGGTCAGAGGTATCGAATAAATTGCGTGTGATTTCATTAAGAAGCATGCTTTCCTCCACCTGTCGGATAAGCAACATCGGGTGTGACGTTGAAATGaaggacagacagacaaacaaagaaacaaacaaacaggtcaTCCAAAAATCAGAGCGACTTAACATCAACTGCCGATTGAAGTTGAAGACAGGCGAAATAAAGAAGTTTACTTTAATGGGCCAACGCTCGCTGTGGcgtggtgaggtgaggtgaggtgaggtgagatgACAAAGCGCTGCGCAGTGCAAATGACACATGATGCCTGGCACAGGAGGATGATAGCTATCTCTTACCAAGAGTTTGCGCTTCTGCTTCCAGTAATTTCCTTGTGCATTTGTGGCCATATGGGCCTCAGTAATCATGCGAATGAGGTCCCACTCCTTCTGCGTGGGCTCACGTTGATCCAACAGGGTTTTTTGGAGTTCCTCCTTGCGGCGACGCTCCCGGTTCATCTCGATCAACTTGCGCTTGGCCAGCCGCTTGCTCTCATCCAACACCACTTGAAGAACAAGGACAACCAACACCTCAGTGCATTCAAATGTTGGTAAGATGATGTCATTTGTCACCTTACGGTCAGTCGCCATTCCTACGGCAATGCATTTGTTGAAGCGACACTCCTGGCACTGGTTCCTGGTCACCTTGTCTATGGCACATTTTTCCTGGTACTTGCAAGTATAGCTTTGCTTCAGGTCTTTCTGAATTGTCCGCCTGAAAAAGCCCTAGACAGCACAAGGTACGTACGGAGGTAGGTACGTAGGGACTGAGTGAGTCTTCCATTTGCTCGTCCAATCAATCCGTTGTTTACCTTACAGCCTTCACAGGTAATGCAGCGATAATGGTAGCCCGTGGCTTTGTCCCCGCACACGACGCATAGCTCGTCGTGGTCCAAGTAACTTGGGATGTACCCTGGGGAGGGGGCCGGGGAGAAGAAGGAAAGCAGTGTTAGCCTTGACTGGACATAGTCCTGCCAAAATGTCCTCGCCTCATCCACCTGGGGGCTAATTTGACTCCTTGGGTTTCGAGCAAATTCCCTCAAATGCGTCTTTTAtctttagtttgacagtaaacgTAAACTGGGAGTTGCAAGCTACTCGAACTTTGAGCCTCTTTCCAGACACCTGCAAATTGTCAAGTGAATTGGCTTTGGTTCTTGGCCACCGTGAAGTGCTGACCTTTGCAGGAAAATGGGGGATTTTTCACGAGCGTTTTAAATTCAGTTGCTGCTTTGAATGAGAGCAACTTTTTCAATTCAATGCTCCCTTTGCAATTATTATCTCGCACCAACCTTCTGCTGTCTCCGCATCCAATCAATAATAATCCAATCAATAAGGAATCCTACTGCATGACTGACGCCAGGACTTGGATTTATGCTGAGACTTAAATCCCAGACATCATTGATCAAAGAGTCAGCCCTaattaataaatacatgaaaaaggtttcagaAGACATCAATAATGAAGCCAGCCGTTGCAGGTTATCCTACCTTTCTTGATGGGGGAGCCTTGCATCCATTGCACATGCGAGAGGTCCGATTTCATCTCGGAAGAATGCTCGGGGTGATGATAAAAATGATTGAGCGGGATCTCCGTGCTGCAAAAGTCACTCTTCAAAGCGGACGGGACACAAGCGTGCAAATAATGATCGCGCTGGCTCGACGGCCAAACGTGCTCCAGGCACGGCGGATGATGGTGAAGAGGTTGGGCTTCGCAGTGTCCGTAGCCCGGACCGTCGCCGGCGTACACGCAGTGTTCTCCGCCGCCCTGAATTGTGTAGTCGCCAACCATAGAGTGATACATCTCGGAAATTTCTGCGATGCAGTGGTTCATCCTAGAAAGAGCAAAACACGGACGGCTCAAGTATGTCAGCAATGAATTTgagggaaaaacaacaaaaacaatgacattAATAAGAACATTC contains the following coding sequences:
- the thrb gene encoding thyroid hormone receptor beta isoform X1, yielding MIIFSFSNNVQLDRDSPHRRRNNHLGSQSAGVHFDQVGVKAVWWWRQWQAYEQLLAVACDVAERLRIQTFTPLLWMNHCIAEISEMYHSMVGDYTIQGGGEHCVYAGDGPGYGHCEAQPLHHHPPCLEHVWPSSQRDHYLHACVPSALKSDFCSTEIPLNHFYHHPEHSSEMKSDLSHVQWMQGSPIKKGYIPSYLDHDELCVVCGDKATGYHYRCITCEGCKGFFRRTIQKDLKQSYTCKYQEKCAIDKVTRNQCQECRFNKCIAVGMATDLVLDESKRLAKRKLIEMNRERRRKEELQKTLLDQREPTQKEWDLIRMITEAHMATNAQGNYWKQKRKLLVRDSYHPPVPGIMCHLHCAALCHLTSPHLTSPRHSERWPIKVNFFISPVFNFNRQLMLSRSDFWMTCLFVSLFVCLSFISTSHPMLLIRQVEESMLLNEITRNLFDTSDQNALATKETKPTNIGHSSSVNSPAVDLEAFRQLTKIISPAITRVVDFAKKLPMFGELPCEDQIILLKGCCMEVMSLRAAVRYDPESETLTINGEMAVTRGQLKNGGLGVVSDAIFDLGVSLSSFNLDDSEVALLQAVILLSSDRPGLRSVKRIERCQEEFLLALEHYINYRKHKVAHLWPKLLMKVTDLRTIGACHASRFLLMKVECPTELFPPLFLEVFED
- the thrb gene encoding thyroid hormone receptor beta isoform X2, which translates into the protein MIIFSFSNNVQLDRDSPHRRRNNHLAVWWWRQWQAYEQLLAVACDVAERLRIQTFTPLLWMNHCIAEISEMYHSMVGDYTIQGGGEHCVYAGDGPGYGHCEAQPLHHHPPCLEHVWPSSQRDHYLHACVPSALKSDFCSTEIPLNHFYHHPEHSSEMKSDLSHVQWMQGSPIKKGYIPSYLDHDELCVVCGDKATGYHYRCITCEGCKGFFRRTIQKDLKQSYTCKYQEKCAIDKVTRNQCQECRFNKCIAVGMATDLVLDESKRLAKRKLIEMNRERRRKEELQKTLLDQREPTQKEWDLIRMITEAHMATNAQGNYWKQKRKLLVRDSYHPPVPGIMCHLHCAALCHLTSPHLTSPRHSERWPIKVNFFISPVFNFNRQLMLSRSDFWMTCLFVSLFVCLSFISTSHPMLLIRQVEESMLLNEITRNLFDTSDQNALATKETKPTNIGHSSSVNSPAVDLEAFRQLTKIISPAITRVVDFAKKLPMFGELPCEDQIILLKGCCMEVMSLRAAVRYDPESETLTINGEMAVTRGQLKNGGLGVVSDAIFDLGVSLSSFNLDDSEVALLQAVILLSSDRPGLRSVKRIERCQEEFLLALEHYINYRKHKVAHLWPKLLMKVTDLRTIGACHASRFLLMKVECPTELFPPLFLEVFED
- the thrb gene encoding thyroid hormone receptor beta isoform X4, whose protein sequence is MNHCIAEISEMYHSMVGDYTIQGGGEHCVYAGDGPGYGHCEAQPLHHHPPCLEHVWPSSQRDHYLHACVPSALKSDFCSTEIPLNHFYHHPEHSSEMKSDLSHVQWMQGSPIKKGYIPSYLDHDELCVVCGDKATGYHYRCITCEGCKGFFRRTIQKDLKQSYTCKYQEKCAIDKVTRNQCQECRFNKCIAVGMATDLVLDESKRLAKRKLIEMNRERRRKEELQKTLLDQREPTQKEWDLIRMITEAHMATNAQGNYWKQKRKLLVRDSYHPPVPGIMCHLHCAALCHLTSPHLTSPRHSERWPIKVNFFISPVFNFNRQLMLSRSDFWMTCLFVSLFVCLSFISTSHPMLLIRQVEESMLLNEITRNLFDTSDQNALATKETKPTNIGHSSSVNSPAVDLEAFRQLTKIISPAITRVVDFAKKLPMFGELPCEDQIILLKGCCMEVMSLRAAVRYDPESETLTINGEMAVTRGQLKNGGLGVVSDAIFDLGVSLSSFNLDDSEVALLQAVILLSSDRPGLRSVKRIERCQEEFLLALEHYINYRKHKVAHLWPKLLMKVTDLRTIGACHASRFLLMKVECPTELFPPLFLEVFED
- the thrb gene encoding thyroid hormone receptor beta isoform X5 — its product is MIIFSFSNNVQLDRDSPHRRRNNHLGSQSAGVHFDQVGVKAVWWWRQWQAYEQLLAVACDVAERLRIQTFTPLLWMNHCIAEISEMYHSMVGDYTIQGGGEHCVYAGDGPGYGHCEAQPLHHHPPCLEHVWPSSQRDHYLHACVPSALKSDFCSTEIPLNHFYHHPEHSSEMKSDLSHVQWMQGSPIKKGYIPSYLDHDELCVVCGDKATGYHYRCITCEGCKGFFRRTIQKDLKQSYTCKYQEKCAIDKVTRNQCQECRFNKCIAVGMATDLVLDESKRLAKRKLIEMNRERRRKEELQKTLLDQREPTQKEWDLIRMITEAHMATNAQGNYWKQKRKLLVEESMLLNEITRNLFDTSDQNALATKETKPTNIGHSSSVNSPAVDLEAFRQLTKIISPAITRVVDFAKKLPMFGELPCEDQIILLKGCCMEVMSLRAAVRYDPESETLTINGEMAVTRGQLKNGGLGVVSDAIFDLGVSLSSFNLDDSEVALLQAVILLSSDRPGLRSVKRIERCQEEFLLALEHYINYRKHKVAHLWPKLLMKVTDLRTIGACHASRFLLMKVECPTELFPPLFLEVFED
- the thrb gene encoding thyroid hormone receptor beta isoform X3, with the protein product MKRVQLQWKRRTDTVKPMNHCIAEISEMYHSMVGDYTIQGGGEHCVYAGDGPGYGHCEAQPLHHHPPCLEHVWPSSQRDHYLHACVPSALKSDFCSTEIPLNHFYHHPEHSSEMKSDLSHVQWMQGSPIKKGYIPSYLDHDELCVVCGDKATGYHYRCITCEGCKGFFRRTIQKDLKQSYTCKYQEKCAIDKVTRNQCQECRFNKCIAVGMATDLVLDESKRLAKRKLIEMNRERRRKEELQKTLLDQREPTQKEWDLIRMITEAHMATNAQGNYWKQKRKLLVRDSYHPPVPGIMCHLHCAALCHLTSPHLTSPRHSERWPIKVNFFISPVFNFNRQLMLSRSDFWMTCLFVSLFVCLSFISTSHPMLLIRQVEESMLLNEITRNLFDTSDQNALATKETKPTNIGHSSSVNSPAVDLEAFRQLTKIISPAITRVVDFAKKLPMFGELPCEDQIILLKGCCMEVMSLRAAVRYDPESETLTINGEMAVTRGQLKNGGLGVVSDAIFDLGVSLSSFNLDDSEVALLQAVILLSSDRPGLRSVKRIERCQEEFLLALEHYINYRKHKVAHLWPKLLMKVTDLRTIGACHASRFLLMKVECPTELFPPLFLEVFED